The DNA segment GTAATTTGGTTCTGCCCCGAAAGGGGCCGGTTCGGGCTGGACCGCAACCCTCGGGTTGGAAGCCCCCCTCCTTCAGGTGGGGGAGCGGAGTCACGAGAATCCGGGTCGCACCAGAGCGCCGCCGCCCCCGACTGCTGACCGCCATCACCGTGGCCACCGCCGTGGCCGCGTCGCTCACCCTCACCGCGTGCGGCGGGGACTCCGGCGAGTCCTCCGACGGCAAGGTCCACCTCAGCTTCTCCTGGTGGGGCGACAGCTCGCGCGCCAAGTCCACCGAGGCCGCCATCAAGGTCTTCGAGAAGGCCAACCCGAAGATCGAGGTGAGCACCCAGTACGCGCAGTTCGGCCCGTACAACCAGAAGCTCGCCACGCAGATGGCCGGCGGCGGGGCCCCCGACCTCATCCAGATCGACTGGGGCAACCAGAGCCAGTACGCCCGAAGCAACACCCTGCTCGACCTCGCCTCGGGCCCCGCGAAGGCCGACTTCTCCGGCCTCGACCCCAAGTTCGCGAGCAGCGGCAAGGACGGTGACAAGCAGGTCGCGGTGCCCTTCGGGCAGACCGCGCAGAGCTTCGTCGTCGATGAGACCAAGCTCAAGTCGCTCGGCGTGCCGGTGCCGAAGCCCGACTGGACCTGGGACGACCTGGCGGACTTCGGCAAGGCCGTGCACGACAGGTCGGGCGGCAAGCTCTCCGGCATCTCCGACCCCGGCACCACCTGGGCGGCGTTCCAGTCCTGGCTGTACCAGCAGGGCAAGGACCTCTACACGAAGGACGGCAAGCTGGGCTTCACCCAGGCCGACCTGGAGGGCTTCTGGAACCTCTGCACCAGCCTGCGCAAGTCAGGCGCCGCCACCCCGGCCAACCAGACGGCCACCCTCGCCAACGGCCCCGCCGAGGACCCGCTCGCCAAGGGCACCACCACGGCCGAGTGGGACTACGACAGCATCTACGCCAGCCACTCGGCGGCCACCAAGGACAAGCTGGTGCTGCTGCCGCTGCCGGCGGTGGGCGGCAAGACGGGCATGTACGCGAAGCCGTCGATGCTGCTGTCCGTCTACGCGGGCTCCAAGCACCCGGCGGAGGCGGCCAAGCTGCTGAGCTTCCTCGTCAACGACCCGTCGGCCGCCAAGGCGCTCGGCACCAGCCGCGGGCTCTTCCCGAACCTGAAGGTCCGGGGAGACCAGGCGTCGTCGGCGACCGGCCCCGACAAGGTCGTCTCCGACTTCGAGGCCGCGAGCGCGGCGAAGCTGAGCCCCACACCCTCCGCGCCCCCCAAGGGCGACGGCCAGCTCATCACCCTGATGCAGCGCATCTACGGCGGTGTCAGCTTCGGCCAGCAGAGCGTGTCCGCCGGTGCCAAGGACTTCATGGCACAGGCCCGGCAGGCGCTCTCCAAGTGACATCCGGCGGGCGCCCGCCCCATGGCCCGGGCAGGCGCCCGCTCCCGACCGCCAAGGGGCCTGAGCAAGGAGGAAGCCGGTGAGCTCGACGGCCAGGCTCGAGAACCCGGTGCCCGCATCGGCGGCACCGAAGAGAACGCACCACCGCACCACGCCTGCCAGGGGCCTCGCCGACCGCACCGCCGGATATGTCTTCCTGCTGCCCTGGTTCGCGGGGCTCGCGGTCTTCACCATCGGCCCGCTGGTGTACTCGCTCTACCTCTCGTTCACCGACTACAACCTTCTCCAGCCCCCGCGCTGGGTGGGCTTCGCGAACTTCACGGAGATGTTCTCGGCGGACCCACGCTTCTACCACGCGGTGAGGGTCACCCTGATCTACGTGGTCGTGGTGACGCCGGTGAAGCTCGCCCTCGCCCTGGCCGTAGCCCTGCTGCTGAACCGCAGGCGGGCCGGTGTGGGCCTGTACCGCTCGCTGTTCTACCTGCCGTCGCTGCTGGGCACGAGCGTCGCGGTCGCGCTGGTGTGGCGCTCGATGTTCGCCCAGGGCGGCGCGGTCAGCAACGGCCTCGGCTCGCTGGGACTGCCGAAGACCGACTTCATCAACAGCACCACCTGGTCGCTGCCGGCGATCATCCTGCTCGCCTGCTGGCAGTTCGGTGCGCCCATGGTGATCTTCCTCGCCGGGCTCAAGCAGATCCCGGCGGAGCTGTACGACGCCGTGGCCGTGGACGGCGCCGGAACGTGGGGGAGGTTCCGGAACGTCACCCTGCCCCTGCTGTCGCCCGTCATCTTCTTCAACGTCCTGCTGGAGACCATCAACTCCTTCCAGGCGTTCACCCCGGCGTTCATCATCAGCAACGGCAGCGGCGGCCCGGCCGACTCGACGCTGTTCTACACGCTCTACCTGTACCAGCGGGGCTTCACCGACTTCCGGTTCGGCTACGCCTCGGCGATGGCCTGGATCCTGCTCGCGGCGGTCGCGGTGCTCACCGCGGCGATGTTCCGCATCTCCCGGGTGTGGGTCTTCTACTCGGACGGAGGAAGCCGATGAGCGAGCAGACCACCCTGCGGGGCGGCGGGCCGTCCGCGGTCGCCGGGCGCCGCCCGGGCGCGCAGCGCCGGTCGCTGCTGTGGCACGTCCTGGTGATCGTCGCCGTGCTCGTCGTGGTGTATCCGGTCGTCTGGATGATCGGCACGTCCTTCAAGCCCGCGACCGAGATCGTCACCTCCAACCGGCCCTGGCCGCTGCACGGCACCCTGAAGAACTTCTCGGCGGGCTGGGGCGCCAACCCGGGCGTGACCTTCGGGCACTTCTTCATGAACTCGCTGATCATCTCCGTGCTCGCGGTGGCCGGCACCCTGCTGTCCTGCTCGCTGGCCGCCTACGCCTTCAGCAGGCTCTCGTTCCCGGGCCGCTCGGCGCTGTTCGGGGTGATGGTGGTGACGATCCTGATGCCGTACCACGTCCTGATCGTCCCCCAGTACGCGATCTTCAAGACCTTCGGGTGGATCAACACCGACCTGCCGGTCGTGGTGCCGAAGTTCCTCGCGACGGAGGCGTTCTTCATCTTCCTGATGGTGCAGTTCATGCGGGGCATCCCCAGGGAGATCGACGACGCGGCCCGCGTGGACGGCTGCGGGCCCTACCGGACCTTCCTGTGGGTGCTGCTGCCGCTCACCCGGCCTGCCCTGATCACCAGCGCCATCTTCGCGTTCATCTGGACGTGGAACGACTTCTTCACGCAACTCGTGTACTTCAACAACGCGAGCAAGTTCACCGTGCCCATCGGCCTGTCCCTGTTCGTGGACCAGACCGGCATGACGTCGTACGGGCCGATGATGGCGATGTCGGTCCTGGCGCTGCTGCCGGTGTTCCTCTTCTTCCTCGCGTTCCAGCGGCTCCTGGTGGGCGGGGCCACGTCGAGCGGGCTGAAGGGGTGACGCGGGCATGAGCCGGGTGACGGGAACGGGCGCACGGGCCGGGACCACCGGCGGGCACACCCCGGCGGCCTCCGGAACGGGGCGCCGGGCAGTGGTGGCGCTGGGGCCCGAGCGGGCCGAGCAGGTGCGCATGGCGGCGGAGGCGATGGCCGTCGGGGTGCTGTTCGCGCTCTTCTCGCTGCCGCTGGTCACCGCCGGGGCGGCGTGGTGCGCGGCGGCCGAGGTCACCGCGGGCTGGCACCAGGGGCGGGAGCCCGCCCTGCTGCGCACGTTCGCCCGGACGGTCCGCCGCGATCTGCTGGCCGGACTCGTGCTGGAGGCCACCGTGCTGGCGCTGGCGGCCGCCACCTGGTTCGAGGTCCGCCTGGTGCTGGCGTCGCGCCTGCCGGGGTACCCGGTGGAGGCCGCGGCCCTGGCGCTGCTCGGGGCGTGCGCGGTCGCTTTCGTCCTGCTCACGGTCGCCTGCCGGGCCGCGCAGGGGCCGGTGCCGGGGGCCGGCGCGTGGGGCGCGGCGGTGCGCACGGCCGTCCGGCAGGCACGGCTCGCGCCCACCACCCTCGTCCTCGTGGTCGCCGGATGCGCGTGCGTCGCCGCCCTCGTCGCGGTGATCCCGGCGTTCGCCGGGTTCATGGCGGGTCCGCTGGCGTACGCGGTGTCGGTGGTGACGGCGCGGAACCGCGGCGAGGGCAGTGGGGGCGGCGCGCGGTGAGGGCGGGCCCGGGGGTGTCTCCCAGGCCCTCATCGCGTCGCCGGGGCCCGGCGGCCCTCGAACCGTGGCGGCGCCCCGGCAACCGTGGGCGGTGTCCCGTCAGTCGAGGTGGAACACCTCGGTCAGCAGCACCCTGGCGTCGTCGGCGGTGCTGCCGTCCGGGGCCTCGAAGAAGGGGGCCATCTCCCGCTGCCAGCGGGCGTTGACGTCCGCCGACGCCATGCCGCGCTCCGCCGCGGCGAAGTCGTCCGTCTCCAGGTAGCCGACGAGCAGCCCGTCGTCGTGCAGGAAGAGCGAGTAGTTGCGCCAGCCCGCCGACCGGAGCGCGTCGAGCATGTCCGGCCAGACCTCGGTGTGCCGCCGCCGGTACTCCTCGATCCGCTCCTTGCGTACCCGCAGCAGGAAGCACACACGTTCCACGATCGGTCCTCCTCGGACGGCGGTTCGTCACGGCACACGGGCGGCGGCCCGGGGCGAACGCCCGGCGGCGCGGTGCCGGCGCCAGCATAGGAAAGCGGTGGCCGGATTCTCTCCTGCCCCCGCCCGGCAGACGAGACGATGGGTTCGGCGCTGCCGGCCGGCGGCCTTCGGTCGGCAGGTCGCCGCGGGTCAGGCGCGCACGGCGGCCAGGCACTCGTCGTACAGGTCCATGATGTCGCCCTTGCCGGCGTTGTCGACCCACGTCATCGATGCGGCGTCCAGGCACGCGAACGCCGTCGCGATCACCGCTCGGGCCCTCGGATCCGCACGGCCCTCAGCAGCGTCCATACGCGCCGCGATGAGCGGCAGCAGGTGCTCCTGGAACCGCAGCCGCTTTTCGAGCCAACCGGCACGCAGCGACGCGGTGTTGTGCAGGAGACGGAACCGCTCCAGGGCCTGCTCGCGGCTGTCGTGCAGGGCCAGCACGGCGGCAACCCCCGCGCGCAGGGCCTCCCAGACGCCGGCTTCGGCCGGCAGTTCGCTGATCGTGCCCGTCAGGACCTGGCCGAACCGGTCCTGGTCGCCGCCGAGGAGGTCCTCCTTGGTGCCGAAGTAGCGGAAGAGGGTGCGCTGGGAGACGCCCGCCTCCCGGGCGATCTGGGCGATGGTCGTCTCGTCGTAGCCCTGCTCGGTGAACAGGCGCAGAGCCGTGTCGAGGATCTCCTGGGAGGCCAGCTGCCGCGTCCGGTCCCAGAGCGTGGGGGGCGATCCCGTCGCTGTCCTGGCTTCCCGCTTCATACGGCCAGGTTAGCGCAGTGCTGCCAGAGTGGCGCCCGAATGCAGGGTGACTCTCATATGCACTCTGGCAGTAACTGCCAAATAGGCGTACGCTGTCATGCAGTGATCGTCGCGGTACGGCCCGCTGCTCCTGCGGAGCGGAGCCGCTCGCCGACCACCCCTGCCTCCCAGCGGCACGCAAAGGAACGCATCATGCCCGCACCCGCAGCTCTGATCACCGGTGGAACCAGCGGCATCGGCAAGGCGACAGCCGAACTGCTCCACTCCCGCGGCTACCGCGTCATGGTCACCGGTGCCGGCGATCCCGCCGGTGCCGGACTTCCCGAAGACGTCATCGCCGTCCGGGCCGACGCCCGGTCCCTGCCGGACATCGACCACGCGATCGGCCAGGCGCGCCGGCACTTCGGCTCACTCGACGTGCTCTTCCTCAACGCGGGCGTCTCCCGCCCCGGCTCGATCGAGTCGACCGACGAAGAAGCCTTCGACGTCCTGTTCGACGTCAACGTCAAGGGCCATTTCTTCACCTTGCAGAAGGCGCTCCCGCTCCTCAACGAGGGCGCCTCCGTCGTGTTCACCGTGGGTGCCGGCGAGGGGCTCGGCGCCGCCATGACGGCGGCCAAGGGCGCTCTGGTGCCCCTCATGCGGTCCCTCGCGCTCGAACTCGCCCCCCGCCGCATCCGCGTCAACGCCGTGAGCCCAGGACTGATCGACACCCCTGCCTACAGCAGGATGGGTGTGTCCAGGGAGATGATCGACTCCTGGGCTCGGGACGTCCCGCTCGGCCGTGTCGGCGCTCCCGCCGACATCGCCGAAGCCGTGGCCTTCCTCGCCTCGGACGCCGCCGGCTACATCACCGGCGACAACCTCACCGTCTCCGGAGGCATCGGCGTCCACGCCCGCGCCTGACGAGCGGCTCTGCCCGGCCGGCCCTCAGTGCAGTGACAGCCCCTTCGTCTCCGGTGCCCATGCGACGGAGACCGCCGTGCCGATCACCAGGAGCGCCGCGAGGGCGATGATGGAGAAGGAGAAGCCGTACGCGGAGAGGCTGATGGGCAGCAGGAACGTGCCGATCGCGGAACCGATCCGGCTGAGCCCGTTCAGCAGCCCGACCCCGGAACTGCGCAGGGCGGTCGGGAAGAGTTCCGGCGGATACACCTGGTCCAGGTTGGACGAGGCCGACATGGTGAACGTGAACACCAGGAACAGCGTGAAGAGCAGCAGGGTCGGTGCGTGCGGCCAGATCCCGATCGGCGCCAGCATGACCGCCATGACGACGAACGACCAGATGACGAACCCGCGGCGGGAGAACCGGGCCACGAACCACAGCCCCACCACGCCGCCCAGCAGCAGGAAGACGTTGAGCAGGCCGCCCACGAGGTAGTCCTCGCCGCCCAGGCCGACCCGCGCCATGATCACCGGGAGGAACGTGTAGATGGCGAAGTACGGGATGACCTGGCAGTTGTAGTAGAGGACGCCGAAGACCGTGTTCGTCCGGTGCTGGGCGCGGAACAGCTCCCGGTAGTCGTACGACTCCGCCGGCTCCCGGTGTCGCAGCAGCTCCCGGAAGTCGACCCGGGGCCCGATGTGCCGGGCCACCACCCTCCGGGCCTCGTCGATGCGGCCCTTGCTGATCAGCCAGCGCGGCGACTCGGGCGTACCGACCCGCATCACCAGCACGAACACCGCCGGAAGCGCGCTGGAGGCCAGCAGCCAGCGCCAGCTGTCGCCGCCGAAGCCGATCACGTAGTTCCCGAAGAAGTACGCCGCCGTGTACCCGACCGTCCACATGGCGGTCAGGGACGCCAGCAGCCCGCCCCGGTGGCGGCGGGGGCAGAACTCGGCAACCAGCGTCGGCCCGAGCGCG comes from the Streptomyces sp. TS71-3 genome and includes:
- a CDS encoding ABC transporter substrate-binding protein: MATAVAASLTLTACGGDSGESSDGKVHLSFSWWGDSSRAKSTEAAIKVFEKANPKIEVSTQYAQFGPYNQKLATQMAGGGAPDLIQIDWGNQSQYARSNTLLDLASGPAKADFSGLDPKFASSGKDGDKQVAVPFGQTAQSFVVDETKLKSLGVPVPKPDWTWDDLADFGKAVHDRSGGKLSGISDPGTTWAAFQSWLYQQGKDLYTKDGKLGFTQADLEGFWNLCTSLRKSGAATPANQTATLANGPAEDPLAKGTTTAEWDYDSIYASHSAATKDKLVLLPLPAVGGKTGMYAKPSMLLSVYAGSKHPAEAAKLLSFLVNDPSAAKALGTSRGLFPNLKVRGDQASSATGPDKVVSDFEAASAAKLSPTPSAPPKGDGQLITLMQRIYGGVSFGQQSVSAGAKDFMAQARQALSK
- a CDS encoding carbohydrate ABC transporter permease, with product MSSTARLENPVPASAAPKRTHHRTTPARGLADRTAGYVFLLPWFAGLAVFTIGPLVYSLYLSFTDYNLLQPPRWVGFANFTEMFSADPRFYHAVRVTLIYVVVVTPVKLALALAVALLLNRRRAGVGLYRSLFYLPSLLGTSVAVALVWRSMFAQGGAVSNGLGSLGLPKTDFINSTTWSLPAIILLACWQFGAPMVIFLAGLKQIPAELYDAVAVDGAGTWGRFRNVTLPLLSPVIFFNVLLETINSFQAFTPAFIISNGSGGPADSTLFYTLYLYQRGFTDFRFGYASAMAWILLAAVAVLTAAMFRISRVWVFYSDGGSR
- a CDS encoding TetR/AcrR family transcriptional regulator; this encodes MKREARTATGSPPTLWDRTRQLASQEILDTALRLFTEQGYDETTIAQIAREAGVSQRTLFRYFGTKEDLLGGDQDRFGQVLTGTISELPAEAGVWEALRAGVAAVLALHDSREQALERFRLLHNTASLRAGWLEKRLRFQEHLLPLIAARMDAAEGRADPRARAVIATAFACLDAASMTWVDNAGKGDIMDLYDECLAAVRA
- a CDS encoding SDR family NAD(P)-dependent oxidoreductase translates to MPAPAALITGGTSGIGKATAELLHSRGYRVMVTGAGDPAGAGLPEDVIAVRADARSLPDIDHAIGQARRHFGSLDVLFLNAGVSRPGSIESTDEEAFDVLFDVNVKGHFFTLQKALPLLNEGASVVFTVGAGEGLGAAMTAAKGALVPLMRSLALELAPRRIRVNAVSPGLIDTPAYSRMGVSREMIDSWARDVPLGRVGAPADIAEAVAFLASDAAGYITGDNLTVSGGIGVHARA
- a CDS encoding L-rhamnose mutarotase codes for the protein MERVCFLLRVRKERIEEYRRRHTEVWPDMLDALRSAGWRNYSLFLHDDGLLVGYLETDDFAAAERGMASADVNARWQREMAPFFEAPDGSTADDARVLLTEVFHLD
- a CDS encoding MFS transporter; the protein is MEDVPDTQRGVAQAARTGRAPDDPDPSPGGTPGGTGPAQNGTARNGTGPTPARTAPAPDEPALSLDDAPLNRFHIKITALTFGANFSDGYHLGIIGIALTLVGPQMRLGAAWQGLLGASALIGIFAGSIVLGWAADRYGRQRLYMLDFLLIAVASAAQFFVTGPAELFVLRLLIGFGIGADYALGPTLVAEFCPRRHRGGLLASLTAMWTVGYTAAYFFGNYVIGFGGDSWRWLLASSALPAVFVLVMRVGTPESPRWLISKGRIDEARRVVARHIGPRVDFRELLRHREPAESYDYRELFRAQHRTNTVFGVLYYNCQVIPYFAIYTFLPVIMARVGLGGEDYLVGGLLNVFLLLGGVVGLWFVARFSRRGFVIWSFVVMAVMLAPIGIWPHAPTLLLFTLFLVFTFTMSASSNLDQVYPPELFPTALRSSGVGLLNGLSRIGSAIGTFLLPISLSAYGFSFSIIALAALLVIGTAVSVAWAPETKGLSLH
- a CDS encoding carbohydrate ABC transporter permease yields the protein MSEQTTLRGGGPSAVAGRRPGAQRRSLLWHVLVIVAVLVVVYPVVWMIGTSFKPATEIVTSNRPWPLHGTLKNFSAGWGANPGVTFGHFFMNSLIISVLAVAGTLLSCSLAAYAFSRLSFPGRSALFGVMVVTILMPYHVLIVPQYAIFKTFGWINTDLPVVVPKFLATEAFFIFLMVQFMRGIPREIDDAARVDGCGPYRTFLWVLLPLTRPALITSAIFAFIWTWNDFFTQLVYFNNASKFTVPIGLSLFVDQTGMTSYGPMMAMSVLALLPVFLFFLAFQRLLVGGATSSGLKG
- a CDS encoding DUF624 domain-containing protein, translating into MSRVTGTGARAGTTGGHTPAASGTGRRAVVALGPERAEQVRMAAEAMAVGVLFALFSLPLVTAGAAWCAAAEVTAGWHQGREPALLRTFARTVRRDLLAGLVLEATVLALAAATWFEVRLVLASRLPGYPVEAAALALLGACAVAFVLLTVACRAAQGPVPGAGAWGAAVRTAVRQARLAPTTLVLVVAGCACVAALVAVIPAFAGFMAGPLAYAVSVVTARNRGEGSGGGAR